Proteins encoded within one genomic window of Lampris incognitus isolate fLamInc1 chromosome 1, fLamInc1.hap2, whole genome shotgun sequence:
- the gadd45ga gene encoding LOW QUALITY PROTEIN: growth arrest and DNA-damage-inducible, gamma a (The sequence of the model RefSeq protein was modified relative to this genomic sequence to represent the inferred CDS: inserted 1 base in 1 codon; deleted 2 bases in 2 codons): MTLEEVRGQESAMGNTDRLQCAGRALEELLFAAKKQDYLTVGVYESAKVMNVDPDSVAFCVLATDEEYECDIALQIXFTLIQAFCFDNDINVVRVNDIERLADLVGKDAAGEPKDAHCILVTSPSADPWKDPALDKLSLFCEESRSVYDWVPTITLPER, translated from the exons ATGACTCTAGAAGAAGTCCGCGGACAAGAGAGCGCGATGGGAAACACCGACAG ATTGCAATGTGCAGGC CGGGCCCTGGAAGAGCTGCTGTTCGCTGCCAAGAAGCAGGACTACCTGACCGTCGGCGTGTACGAGTCTGCCAAAGTCATGAATGT CGATCCGGACAGCGTGGCTTTCTGCGTCCTCGCCACGGACGAGGAGTACGAGTGCGACATCGCCCTCCAGA CCTTCACCCTCATCCAGGCCTTCTGCTTCGACAACGACATCAACGTGGTGCGCGTGAACGACATCGAGCGCCTGGCGGACCTGGTGGGCAAGGACGCCGCCGGCGAGCCCAAGGACGCGCAC TGCATTCTCGTCACG AGCCCGAGTGCAGATCCATGGAAAGACCCTGCCCTGGACAAGCTGAGTCTGTTCTGTGAAGAAAGCCGTAGTGTGTATGACTGGGTTCCCACCATCACTCTCCCAGAGCGCTGA